Proteins found in one Limnothrix sp. FACHB-406 genomic segment:
- a CDS encoding LptF/LptG family permease has translation MDRYLAKELAMPFLFGVGAFSSIGVSVGTVFDLVRKVVEEGLPIHLAMQVMLLQMPYFIVLSFPMSTLLASMMAFGRLSNDSELVALRSCGIGVYRIVAPALVLSLFVTGLTFVFNEALVPAANYQATTILERALGTDDNQPSFREENIFYREFSEVEKPDGEKKSILSRVFYAERYDGKQMLSLTIIDRSQAGISQIVTAKSAVWNPQERAWDFRDGTIYLVAPDGSYRDILRFEQQRLQLPRTPLDLAVRDRFSNELNIAEAQERLAILRQSGERAEITKLELRIQQKYAFPFICVGFGLVGSALANRRHQRLGRATSFGVSVVVIFAYYLLAFLMDALARTEFLSPMVAAWLPLLVVGALGTGLLVRAAR, from the coding sequence ATGGATCGTTACCTGGCCAAGGAATTGGCCATGCCCTTTCTGTTTGGGGTTGGTGCATTCTCCTCGATCGGGGTTTCCGTCGGCACGGTTTTTGACCTTGTGCGCAAAGTCGTAGAAGAAGGATTGCCCATTCACCTGGCCATGCAGGTGATGTTGCTGCAAATGCCCTACTTCATCGTGCTGTCTTTCCCCATGTCCACCCTGTTGGCCTCCATGATGGCCTTTGGGCGGCTGTCCAACGACAGCGAATTGGTGGCCCTCCGCAGTTGCGGCATTGGGGTTTATCGAATTGTTGCGCCGGCCTTGGTACTCAGTCTGTTTGTCACGGGTTTAACTTTTGTTTTTAACGAAGCATTAGTGCCCGCTGCCAACTACCAAGCCACCACCATTTTGGAGCGGGCCCTAGGAACCGACGATAATCAACCCTCTTTCCGGGAAGAAAATATTTTCTATCGGGAATTCAGCGAAGTCGAAAAACCGGACGGTGAGAAAAAAAGCATTCTCAGCCGTGTGTTTTATGCCGAGCGCTATGACGGCAAGCAGATGCTGTCCCTGACGATTATCGATCGCTCCCAGGCGGGCATCAGTCAGATTGTGACCGCCAAATCTGCCGTTTGGAATCCCCAAGAACGGGCCTGGGATTTCCGAGATGGCACGATTTATTTGGTGGCTCCCGATGGTTCCTACCGCGATATTTTGCGTTTTGAACAACAACGGTTGCAGCTACCCCGAACGCCCCTTGATTTGGCCGTGCGCGATCGCTTCTCCAATGAGCTGAATATTGCCGAAGCCCAGGAACGTTTGGCCATTTTGCGTCAGAGCGGCGAGCGAGCAGAAATCACCAAGTTAGAGCTGCGAATTCAGCAAAAATACGCATTTCCCTTCATTTGCGTAGGCTTTGGTTTGGTGGGTTCAGCACTGGCCAATCGTCGCCATCAACGCCTTGGCCGCGCCACCAGTTTTGGGGTGAGCGTGGTGGTCATTTTCGCCTATTATTTGTTGGCTTTCCTGATGGATGCCTTGGCCCGCACAGAGTTTCTGTCTCCGATGGTGGCGGCTTGGTTACCTTTGCTGGTGGTTGGGGCGTTGGGTACGGGGCTACTGGTGCGGGCGGCACGCTAA